Proteins co-encoded in one Natrarchaeobius halalkaliphilus genomic window:
- a CDS encoding UPF0058 family protein, whose translation MNSQELTHLHALLYEVRVELEDQDKVPAGAFSEYDSKNVRPDYIHRPQDAHEDGIRLLLKGIRHSIKRDPPPEKEMTM comes from the coding sequence ATGAATTCGCAAGAACTCACACATCTTCATGCGTTGCTGTACGAGGTGCGCGTCGAACTCGAGGACCAGGACAAGGTACCTGCTGGGGCGTTCTCGGAATATGATTCGAAAAACGTTCGTCCGGATTACATCCACCGTCCTCAAGACGCGCACGAAGATGGGATTCGCCTATTGCTAAAGGGCATCCGACACTCAATAAAGCGCGATCCAC